One region of Colius striatus isolate bColStr4 chromosome 4, bColStr4.1.hap1, whole genome shotgun sequence genomic DNA includes:
- the NDUFAF6 gene encoding NADH dehydrogenase (ubiquinone) complex I, assembly factor 6 isoform X3, with protein MWNWLRQIKDSITQKTTGLMRMQFWREAVEDIYCDNPPHQPVATELWRAVKRHKLTKMWFMKIIDEREKNLDDRAYRNIQELETYAENTQSALLYLTLEMLGVKDIHADHAASHIGKAQGIVTCLRATPYHSTRQKVFLPMDICMLHGVSQEDFIRGKQEKNVRDVVYDIASQAHIHLEHARSFSKKVPVKAYPAFFCTVALDDYLCNVRKVDFNIFHPSLQKKSTMKKHSPKCSRSF; from the exons ATGTGGAACTGGCTCAGGCAG ATTAAAGACTCCATAACTCAGAAGACTACAGGTTTGATGCGAATGCAGTTCTGGAGGGAGGCTGTGGAAGATATATACTGTGATAACCCACCACATCAACCAGTTGCTACAGAACTGTGGAGG GCTGTCAAGAGGCATAAGTTGACTAAAATGTGGTTCATGAAGATCATTGATGAAAGA GAAAAGAATTTGGATGACAGAGCGTACCGTAACATCCAGGAGCTTGAAACGTACGCTGAGAACACTCAGAGTGCTCTCTTGTACCTCACCTTGGAAATGCTGG GTGTGAAGGACATCCATGCTGACCATGCAGCCAGTCACATTGGGAAAGCACAGGGTATAGTCACCTGCTTAAGAGCTACTCCTTATCATAGTACAAGGCAAAAGGTCTTTCTTCCCATGGACATTTGTATGTTG CATGGAGTTTCACAAGAGGATTTCATAAGAGGcaagcaagagaaaaatgtgagaGATGTAGTTTATGACATTGCCAGCCAGGCCCATATTCATCTAGAACAT GCTAGATCTTTCAGTAAGAAAGTTCCTGTGAAGGCATATCCTGCTTTTTTCTGTACG gTTGCTTTAGATGATTATTTATGTAACGTGCGAAAAGTGGACTTCAATATATTTCATCCAAGCTTACAAAAGAAGA GTACCATGAAGAAACATAGTCCTAAATGTTCCAGGTCTTTTTAG
- the NDUFAF6 gene encoding NADH dehydrogenase (ubiquinone) complex I, assembly factor 6 isoform X2, translated as MWNWLRQIKDSITQKTTGLMRMQFWREAVEDIYCDNPPHQPVATELWRAVKRHKLTKMWFMKIIDEREKNLDDRAYRNIQELETYAENTQSALLYLTLEMLGVKDIHADHAASHIGKAQGIVTCLRATPYHSTRQKVFLPMDICMLHGVSQEDFIRGKQEKNVRDVVYDIASQAHIHLEHARSFSKKVPVKAYPAFFCTVALDDYLCNVRKVDFNIFHPSLQKKSTLLPLHLYIRSWKKTY; from the exons ATGTGGAACTGGCTCAGGCAG ATTAAAGACTCCATAACTCAGAAGACTACAGGTTTGATGCGAATGCAGTTCTGGAGGGAGGCTGTGGAAGATATATACTGTGATAACCCACCACATCAACCAGTTGCTACAGAACTGTGGAGG GCTGTCAAGAGGCATAAGTTGACTAAAATGTGGTTCATGAAGATCATTGATGAAAGA GAAAAGAATTTGGATGACAGAGCGTACCGTAACATCCAGGAGCTTGAAACGTACGCTGAGAACACTCAGAGTGCTCTCTTGTACCTCACCTTGGAAATGCTGG GTGTGAAGGACATCCATGCTGACCATGCAGCCAGTCACATTGGGAAAGCACAGGGTATAGTCACCTGCTTAAGAGCTACTCCTTATCATAGTACAAGGCAAAAGGTCTTTCTTCCCATGGACATTTGTATGTTG CATGGAGTTTCACAAGAGGATTTCATAAGAGGcaagcaagagaaaaatgtgagaGATGTAGTTTATGACATTGCCAGCCAGGCCCATATTCATCTAGAACAT GCTAGATCTTTCAGTAAGAAAGTTCCTGTGAAGGCATATCCTGCTTTTTTCTGTACG gTTGCTTTAGATGATTATTTATGTAACGTGCGAAAAGTGGACTTCAATATATTTCATCCAAGCTTACAAAAGAAGAGTACGTTGTTACCATTGCATTTATATATTAgatcttggaaaaaaacatattaa
- the NDUFAF6 gene encoding NADH dehydrogenase (ubiquinone) complex I, assembly factor 6 isoform X4, with translation MWNWLRQIKDSITQKTTGLMRMQFWREAVEDIYCDNPPHQPVATELWRAVKRHKLTKMWFMKIIDEREKNLDDRAYRNIQELETYAENTQSALLYLTLEMLGVKDIHADHAASHIGKAQGIVTCLRATPYHSTRQKVFLPMDICMLHGVSQEDFIRGKQEKNVRDVVYDIASQAHIHLEHVALDDYLCNVRKVDFNIFHPSLQKKSTLLPLHLYIRSWKKTY, from the exons ATGTGGAACTGGCTCAGGCAG ATTAAAGACTCCATAACTCAGAAGACTACAGGTTTGATGCGAATGCAGTTCTGGAGGGAGGCTGTGGAAGATATATACTGTGATAACCCACCACATCAACCAGTTGCTACAGAACTGTGGAGG GCTGTCAAGAGGCATAAGTTGACTAAAATGTGGTTCATGAAGATCATTGATGAAAGA GAAAAGAATTTGGATGACAGAGCGTACCGTAACATCCAGGAGCTTGAAACGTACGCTGAGAACACTCAGAGTGCTCTCTTGTACCTCACCTTGGAAATGCTGG GTGTGAAGGACATCCATGCTGACCATGCAGCCAGTCACATTGGGAAAGCACAGGGTATAGTCACCTGCTTAAGAGCTACTCCTTATCATAGTACAAGGCAAAAGGTCTTTCTTCCCATGGACATTTGTATGTTG CATGGAGTTTCACAAGAGGATTTCATAAGAGGcaagcaagagaaaaatgtgagaGATGTAGTTTATGACATTGCCAGCCAGGCCCATATTCATCTAGAACAT gTTGCTTTAGATGATTATTTATGTAACGTGCGAAAAGTGGACTTCAATATATTTCATCCAAGCTTACAAAAGAAGAGTACGTTGTTACCATTGCATTTATATATTAgatcttggaaaaaaacatattaa
- the NDUFAF6 gene encoding NADH dehydrogenase (ubiquinone) complex I, assembly factor 6 isoform X1, which translates to MWNWLRQIKDSITQKTTGLMRMQFWREAVEDIYCDNPPHQPVATELWRAVKRHKLTKMWFMKIIDEREKNLDDRAYRNIQELETYAENTQSALLYLTLEMLGVKDIHADHAASHIGKAQGIVTCLRATPYHSTRQKVFLPMDICMLHGVSQEDFIRGKQEKNVRDVVYDIASQAHIHLEHARSFSKKVPVKAYPAFFCTVALDDYLCNVRKVDFNIFHPSLQKKRNSSPSWMAIPDSALRDNVVNGGITYLSNKDTCERWWIAWQTVRQILEE; encoded by the exons ATGTGGAACTGGCTCAGGCAG ATTAAAGACTCCATAACTCAGAAGACTACAGGTTTGATGCGAATGCAGTTCTGGAGGGAGGCTGTGGAAGATATATACTGTGATAACCCACCACATCAACCAGTTGCTACAGAACTGTGGAGG GCTGTCAAGAGGCATAAGTTGACTAAAATGTGGTTCATGAAGATCATTGATGAAAGA GAAAAGAATTTGGATGACAGAGCGTACCGTAACATCCAGGAGCTTGAAACGTACGCTGAGAACACTCAGAGTGCTCTCTTGTACCTCACCTTGGAAATGCTGG GTGTGAAGGACATCCATGCTGACCATGCAGCCAGTCACATTGGGAAAGCACAGGGTATAGTCACCTGCTTAAGAGCTACTCCTTATCATAGTACAAGGCAAAAGGTCTTTCTTCCCATGGACATTTGTATGTTG CATGGAGTTTCACAAGAGGATTTCATAAGAGGcaagcaagagaaaaatgtgagaGATGTAGTTTATGACATTGCCAGCCAGGCCCATATTCATCTAGAACAT GCTAGATCTTTCAGTAAGAAAGTTCCTGTGAAGGCATATCCTGCTTTTTTCTGTACG gTTGCTTTAGATGATTATTTATGTAACGTGCGAAAAGTGGACTTCAATATATTTCATCCAAGCTTACAAAAGAAGA GGAACAGCTCTCCCTCTTGGATGGCCATTCCTGATTCTGCCCTTAGGGACAATGTTGTGAATGGAGGCATTACTTACCTGTCAAACAAG